A region of Dethiosulfovibrio russensis DNA encodes the following proteins:
- a CDS encoding CBS domain-containing protein, translated as MKTIVAEDIMSRDLTAVMSQDRVFDAIHVLYSHGLSGLPVIDDDWRLVGYLSESDILKPTIPTYLEILAQSTFFGNEENLLFQRFGAMKNDLVKDFMQKDPVFVSPDTSIMTVADMMLRKKFKRLPVTEEGKLIGIIDRGAFCEFLMEGGIEGVSPEI; from the coding sequence ATGAAAACCATCGTAGCTGAAGACATTATGAGCCGAGATCTCACGGCGGTGATGTCTCAAGACCGCGTTTTCGACGCCATCCACGTCCTGTACTCTCATGGGTTGTCCGGTCTTCCCGTTATAGACGACGATTGGAGGTTGGTCGGATATCTGTCCGAGTCGGATATTCTGAAGCCAACCATTCCGACCTACCTCGAGATATTGGCTCAAAGTACGTTTTTTGGAAACGAGGAGAACCTGCTTTTTCAGCGTTTTGGCGCCATGAAGAACGATCTGGTTAAGGATTTTATGCAGAAAGACCCCGTTTTCGTCTCTCCCGATACGAGCATAATGACCGTTGCGGATATGATGCTCAGAAAGAAATTCAAACGTCTTCCCGTTACCGAGGAAGGCAAGTTGATAGGGATAATCGATAGAGGTGCTTTTTGCGAGTTTCTGATGGAAGGCGGTATAGAGGGTGTCTCGCCGGAAATATAA